The nucleotide sequence GGCGGCGATTTCTGGGAAGGCAAGCGTCGCTATGTCGTGCGAACGCTGAATCAGTTCGACAGCCCTGACCAAGTCGCCAGCCAGGTCTTGGACATGCAAAACGGGGCACCGGTATTCATCAGCGATGTTGCCGAAGTCCGCATGGGTTTCAAAAAGCCCGACGGCATGGTTCGCCGATTCGGCGAATCCAGCATCGCCTGCAATGCGCTGCGAGAAAATGGTGCGAACATCATGGACGTGATGGCAGGAATTCGACAAGCCATCGACGAACTGAATCGCGATGTTCTGAATCCGCGTCAGATGCAACTAACGCAAGTCTATGACGAAACCGAATACATCGATTCATCGGTGCAATTGGTCAACCAAAACATCATCGTTGGCGGCACCCTAACGATGATCGTGCTGATGCTGTTCTTGCACCTTCAAATTCGAACGCTGTTGTTGGCACCATTGATTGCGGCAACCAGTATTGCCGCAATGACGATCGATCCGCGTTTCTTTATTGTGACCCTGATCTTGATCGTGATCACCGGGTTTTGGTTCGCACGCGGTGCGTTGGTCGTCGGCTTGGCAATTCCGATCAGCGTCATCGGAACATTTTTGCTGCTGAACCTTTGGGGCCGGTCGCTGAACGTGATCAGCCTGGCCGGCATGGCGTTCGCCGTCGGAATGTTGGTCGATAACGCCGTCGTCGTGCTGGAAAACATCTACCGGCATTTCCAGGACGGTGAACCACCCTTTGTCGCCGCGGTCAACGGAACCAAAGAAGTCTGGGGCGCGGTGCTGGCGTCGACGCTGACGACCCTAGCCGTGTTCTTGCCGGTGTTGTTCGTGCAAGAACAGGCCGGACAACTGTTCCGCGATATTGCATTGGCCATCAGCGCCGCGGTCGGGCTATCGTTGATCATCAGCATCACACTGATTCCCACCGCAACGGCACGACTGCTGCGCCGCGATCGAGACGCGACGAGTGAATCTTCCGGTGGAAACAAGGTCACGCCGTCACGTCGTCGACGTCTATTGGATCCGCTTACCCAATTGGCCGACCGAGCCGTGGCGGGCATCGTGGCCATCAATCGCTGGATCCAGCGAACGTGGCTGCGCCGGATTGCTCTGGTCGTCGGTTTGCTGGGCGCTGTGGTTGTTTTGGCGATTTCCATGTGGCCGAAAGTCGAATACCTGCCGACCGGAAACCGCAACCTCGTCTTCGGCATCGTGATGCCACCGCCCGGATACAACCTGGACAAGCTAAGCCAGATGGGCGAAATCGTCGAAGACCACCTGCGTCCCTATTGGGATATCGATGACGACGCAATCGGCCAACAAGATCGCGAGTTTCCGGCGATCTATGACTTTTTTTACGTCGCACGCGGTCGCAGCGTGTTCATCGGCATCCGGGCGGTCGACCCGACGCGTTCCGGCGAATTGGTTCCGCTGATGCAAGCGGTCGGCCCCAAGTTGCCAGGCACATTTGTCGTCGCCAAGCAGTCCAGCTTGTTTGAACAAGGTCTGACCGCGGGCCGGACAATCGATGTGGAAATCACCGGTCCGGAACTGGAACACCTGGTCGGCATCGGCGGCCAAATCATGGGCCAAGTGATGAACCCGAATGATCCGGTCATTCCCAACGCCCAGGCTCGCCCGGTACCCAGCTTGGACTTGAACAACCCCGAGGTCCACATTCGTCCCAAGCTGATCCAGGCTCAACAAATGGGCGTCGATGCGACCGCGCTCGGATACAGCGTCAACGCATTGGTTGATGGGGCTTTTGCCGCCGATTATTTCGTTGGGGGCGACAAGATCGACCTGACGCTGATGGGCAGCCCCGAACGTGCCAGTCGATCCCAGGACTTGGCGGCCCTGCCCATTGCCACCCCCGGCGGCCAATTGGTCCCGCTGTCATCCTTGGCGGACATCACGTTGTCCAGCGGTCCGGAACAAGTCAATCACCGCGAACGTCAGCGGGCCATCACGATCGAAGTTTCGCCGCCGCCGGAAATGGCACTCGAAGACGCATTGAACCGTATCGCCACCCAGATCATTGATCCAATCGAAGCCTCGGGACAACTGGACGGAGGTTACCGAATCGGCCTTTCGGGCACCGCCGATAAACTGCGCGACACATGGTTGGCCCTGCGATACAACGTGCTGCTTGCGTTGTTGATCACGTATCTGTTGATGGCCGCCTTGTTCGAAAGTTGGATCTATCCGCTGGTCATTATCCTTAGCGTTCCGTTGGGGGCCGTTGGTGGTCTGCTGGGGCTAAAGGTCTTGGGTTACTACCTGCAATGGCAAGGCCAACCACCTCAAGCCCTGGACGTGTTGACGATGCTGGGTTTCGTCATCCTGATCGGCACGGTGGTCAACAACGCCATCCTGATCGTTCACCAATCGCTGAACTTGATGCGTGACCAAGGCTATGATTCGCACGCCGCGATTTTAGAAAGTGTGCGAACCCGCATTCGCCCCATCTTCATGACGACCGCGACCACCGTACTGGGACTGTGCCCGTTGGTGTTGTTTCCCGGTGCGGGAAGCGAACTTTACCGAGGCCTTGGCAGCGTCCTGCTGGGCGGGCTGGTGATCAGCACCGTGTTCACGTTGGTCTTCGTCCCAACGTTGTTCCGAATCTTCATGGACCTTCGCGACGCAGTTGCCCCGATCGGCCTGGCCAACGAGGCGACAGAAGGTGCGTCAAAGAAGCCGACGGCCCAAGTCGCCTGAACATCGGACGACGTGGCACCGGGCGCGTTATTCTGTTGCGGTTCCCCGCCCCGCAAACCGCCAACCGAAGACCTGTCATGTCGTGTTCATCGTCCCTGTCATCAACCACGCGGTCATGGGCAACGAAGTCTTTCGGTTTCCGAATCGCCGTGAAGGGAATCACGCCAAACATCTTCTTGTTTCTCTCGTGCGTCGGGTTCATCGCGTGGAGTGTTGCGAACAGCGTGATCGCCGCGTCACCGGCGACCGATCCACTTTCGCTGCATCCCGACAACGACCGCTACTTTCAATTTCGCGGTCAGCCAACCGTCTTGGTCACCAGCGGTGAACACTACGGTCTTTTGCTGAACAAGGCGTTCGACTACGAGGCCTACTTCAAAGAACTGCAGCGGCATGGTTTGAATCACACCCGCGTCTTCAGCGGCATCTATCGCGAAGTCCCCGAATCTTTTGGGATTACCGAGAATCCGCTGGCACCGACCCATGAGGACTATTCGTGTCCGTGGCAGCGGACTGCCAAAAGCCACGGCGATGGTTCACCAATCTTCGATTTATCCAAATGGGATGCCGGGTACTTCGATCGTTTACATCGCATGATGCAATCGGCTTCCAAACACGGCATCGTCGTCGAATTTTGCATTTTCTGTCCGATGTATCGCCCCATTTTATGGGACGTCAATCCGATGAACGTGCGAAATAACGTCAACAACGTCGGCGATTGTGGTTCGAAGCAGGTCTACACGGGCGAAGACAAAGAACTGTTCAAGGTTCAACAGAAGGTCGCCGAACGTTTGGTCGAAGCGGTCGTTCCCTTTGACAATGTCTATATCGAAGTCTGCAACGAACCCTATTTCGGCGGCATCACCGATCGCTGGCAGAACATGATGGCCGATGTGATCGCGAAAAAGTTGCGGAAACTATCGGCACGTCATCTGATCTCCGTCAACGTTGCCAACAAGACCAAAAAAGTAACCGACCCGCATCCAAACGTTTCAATCTTCAACTTCCATTACTGCCATCCACCGGTCGTGGTCGCCGAAAACGCACATCTTCACGGAGTGATCGGTGAAAACGAAACCGGGTTCCGCGGACAGGCCGATTTGCTGTACCGCACCGAAGGATGGGACTTTTTGCTTGCCGGTGGCGCCACATACAACAACCTGGATTACTCCTTCACGGTCAGCCATCCCGGCGGAACCCTGACGGATTATCAATCACCCGGTGGCGGCAGCGAACGTCTGCGAATGCAGCTTGGTTTTTTGAAGTCTCGGCTGATGGAACTTCCGGTGCCCGATATCCAACCGCAAGACGCCAAATTCGCCGCGTGCCGGCGTGATGACATCTTGGTGTCGGCCATCGGCAAAGCGGCCAACGCCTATCTGGTCTACGCCCACGTCAAACTGCCGGGCAAAATCAAAGACCAGCCTTTGGGCGATTTCAAGCAAACCATCAGCGATTTAACCCTGAATCTTCGTTTGCCAAACGGCGACTACCGCGTGCGGCAATGGGATCCCAAGACGGCCAAGCTTCTAAGCGAATCACAGCTTCGCGTGAAGGATCGGGAAACATCCCTGAAACTGAACGACTTCCAAACAGACACCTGCCTATCGATTCAACGTCAAGAATCCAAAAACTCCCAACGCTGAAACGCCTGTTCCAGCTCCGATTGCCACTGTCTCAAATTCTCCGAATCCTGCGCGAGCTCGTCAGGATTCTTTTTGTAATAGTCCGCATCCGCCATTGCCTGGTGCAGTTGTTCGATCTGCCCCTCCAGCGTTTCGATTCGTTCTGGCAACTGTTCCAGTTCTCGCTTTTCTTTGTAGGACAACTTGCGGGGCGCATCGGGACTTGCCGACGAAGTCTCTTGTTTCGACTTGTTGTTTGACTTGGTTTCTGATTTACCCGATGACGTTTTCGATTCGGAGGTCGATGCAACGGTGCGTCGCGCGACCGCGTCCTGCCAATCGTCATAACCGCCGACATATTCGCGAACGCCGTCGTCTTCAAACACGATCGTGCTGGTCACAACGTTGTTCAAAAACGACCGGTCGTGGCTGACCATCAAAAGCGTTCCGGCGAAATCCGCCAACTGTTCTTCCAGCAACTCCAATGTCTCGCTATCCAAATCATTGGTCGGTTCGTCCATGACCAAGACATTGGCGGGACGTGTCATCAGCTTGGCAAGCAATGCCCGATTCCGTTCGCCGCCGGACAGGAATTTAACCTGCGTTCGCGCCCGTTCCGGGGTGAACAAGAAATCCTGCAAGTAACCCAAAACGTGTTTGGTGTTTTCGCCCAATCGGATGCGATCGCTGCCCTCCCCCACGTTTTCCTGGACGGTCTTTTCGGGATCCAACGTATCCCGCAGTTGATCGAAATAGGCGACCTGCAGATTGGTTCCCAATCGCACGTTGCCCTCATCAGGCGGCAACTGTCCTAACAAGAGACGCAACAACGTCGTCTTTCCCGCGCCGTTGCGTCCGATGATTCCGACCTTGTCGCCCCGCATGATGGTCGTACTAAAGTCCTTCAGGATTGTGCGATCGTCGTAGGCGAACCCGACCTTTTTGACCTCCGCGACCAACGCGCCCGACTTGTCACCTTGCTGAAGGTTCAGCTTGGCGGTGCCCTCGGCTTTGCGACGCTGTTGACGTTGCAAACGCATGGCCTTCAGGGCGCGAACGCGGCCTTCGTTGCGAGTCCGACGTGCTTTGATGCCTTGGCGGATCCAAGCTTCTTCCTCCGCCAACTTTTTGTCGAACAACGCATCCTGTTTTTCTTGGGCCTCGATCGCGGCTTCTTTCCGTTTCAAGAACGTCGCATAGTCACACGACCAATCAAACAGTTGGCCGCGATCGATTTCCCAAATTCGGGTCGCCAGGTTTTGCAGGAACGTCCGGTCGTGCGTGATGAAGATAAGCGTGCCCGACCATCGTTTTAAGAACTGTTCCAACCACAAGATCGACGGAATGTCCAAATGGTTGGTCGGTTCGTCCAACAGCAAAATGTCCGGCCGACTTGCAATCGCCGCCGCCAACAAAACACGACGTTTCATCCCGCTGGACAGCGTCGCAAATTCCTGTTGGCCATCCAGTTGGGTTTCGGTCAACGTGCGTTCGATTTCATGTTCCCACCGCCACTGATTTTCCCCGTCCCAGGCATCAACCCCGGCATCGGCCTGCTTCAATTCCTGGCGGACGCGATCAACGACCACATCGTGGACGGTGCCCCGCAATTGTGATGGGACGTCTTGAACCAACCGAGTGACTTTCAAATTCGGCTGACGCATGATATCGCCCGAATCGGGTGTGACCGATCCTTCCAGAATCTTCAGCAACGTGGTTTTTCCGGCGCCGTTGCGTCCCAGCAGTCCGATCCGCTGGTCCGCTTCGATGCGTGCGGACACCTGGTCCAGCAACAAGGGGCCTCGGTATCCGATGGAAAGATCCGCAAAGGAAAGTAATGCCATGAACGCGATCGGTCGGTAAGCGTCGATAGTCGAAAGAAGACGAACTGGGACGGACTATTCTTGGTCCATCGATTCGCGAAATAGGCCGGCAATGACGTCTTCCAATGGCGGGTCTTCCACCGCGACGTCCTCCACCGGATGTTCGGCCAAGGCCTGGGCCAGCACCTTGGGGACTTCGGCCCGCGGCATTCGCAATCGCACCTTGGGCCAATTGCAATCCAAGACCTCGCCAAATTTGGACAACATCGTCGGCTGGTGGCCTTCGGGGAACTGCAGCGTCACGATCTTTCGCCCGCTGAATTTGTCAATGATGCCGGACAGCGAACCATCATATTGAATGGTTCCCTTGGCGATCACCACGACCCGCTTGCAAAGCGCCGCGACGTCCTTCATGTAGTGACTGGTCAATAGAATCGTGATCTTGCGTTTCTCTTGATAGAACCGCAAGAACTGTTGAATGTTGTGTTGGGCGATGACGTCCAGACCGATCGTCGGTTCATCCAGAAACAACACTTCGGGGCTGTGCAACAAGGCGGCGATCAATTCCATCTTCATCCGTTCGCCCAGCGAAAGTTCCCGAACGGGATTCCCCAGCAAACGACGAACGTCCAACAATTCGGTCAATTCATCCAACGTGGTTCGGAATTGGTCGTCGGGGATGCCATAGATCTGTTGATGAAGCCGATAGGATTCTTGGGCCGGCAAATCCCACCACAGC is from Crateriforma conspicua and encodes:
- a CDS encoding efflux RND transporter permease subunit; this encodes MHPIEACVRNPVKVAVGALLLILFGVIAVLTMPMQLIPEVETPTLTIETRWPGASPQEIEREIIQEQEEQLKSVEGVRKMTSESADSSGTIRLEFLVGTNMEESLLKVNSRLQQVPEYPEEADEPVISTSSSSDRPIAWMILSAIQPTETQIRQAAVDHPDVKPAVDHILATSIPGLRLMRLRVAAKDHPALKELLPPDLNIPGMRRFAEDFIEARLERVDGVSNANVLGGLEEELQVIVDPQKLASRRLTIEDVRRVLRNQNQDTSGGDFWEGKRRYVVRTLNQFDSPDQVASQVLDMQNGAPVFISDVAEVRMGFKKPDGMVRRFGESSIACNALRENGANIMDVMAGIRQAIDELNRDVLNPRQMQLTQVYDETEYIDSSVQLVNQNIIVGGTLTMIVLMLFLHLQIRTLLLAPLIAATSIAAMTIDPRFFIVTLILIVITGFWFARGALVVGLAIPISVIGTFLLLNLWGRSLNVISLAGMAFAVGMLVDNAVVVLENIYRHFQDGEPPFVAAVNGTKEVWGAVLASTLTTLAVFLPVLFVQEQAGQLFRDIALAISAAVGLSLIISITLIPTATARLLRRDRDATSESSGGNKVTPSRRRRLLDPLTQLADRAVAGIVAINRWIQRTWLRRIALVVGLLGAVVVLAISMWPKVEYLPTGNRNLVFGIVMPPPGYNLDKLSQMGEIVEDHLRPYWDIDDDAIGQQDREFPAIYDFFYVARGRSVFIGIRAVDPTRSGELVPLMQAVGPKLPGTFVVAKQSSLFEQGLTAGRTIDVEITGPELEHLVGIGGQIMGQVMNPNDPVIPNAQARPVPSLDLNNPEVHIRPKLIQAQQMGVDATALGYSVNALVDGAFAADYFVGGDKIDLTLMGSPERASRSQDLAALPIATPGGQLVPLSSLADITLSSGPEQVNHRERQRAITIEVSPPPEMALEDALNRIATQIIDPIEASGQLDGGYRIGLSGTADKLRDTWLALRYNVLLALLITYLLMAALFESWIYPLVIILSVPLGAVGGLLGLKVLGYYLQWQGQPPQALDVLTMLGFVILIGTVVNNAILIVHQSLNLMRDQGYDSHAAILESVRTRIRPIFMTTATTVLGLCPLVLFPGAGSELYRGLGSVLLGGLVISTVFTLVFVPTLFRIFMDLRDAVAPIGLANEATEGASKKPTAQVA
- a CDS encoding ABC transporter ATP-binding protein; its protein translation is MPIIEVSGLTKSYRVYRKREGLRESMKGLFRREYTEVEAVRGIDLTVPQGEFVAFLGPNGAGKTTTLKLLSGVINPTSGTATVMGHVPWKRENDYRRRFALVMGQKNQLWWDLPAQESYRLHQQIYGIPDDQFRTTLDELTELLDVRRLLGNPVRELSLGERMKMELIAALLHSPEVLFLDEPTIGLDVIAQHNIQQFLRFYQEKRKITILLTSHYMKDVAALCKRVVVIAKGTIQYDGSLSGIIDKFSGRKIVTLQFPEGHQPTMLSKFGEVLDCNWPKVRLRMPRAEVPKVLAQALAEHPVEDVAVEDPPLEDVIAGLFRESMDQE
- a CDS encoding ATP-binding cassette domain-containing protein — encoded protein: MALLSFADLSIGYRGPLLLDQVSARIEADQRIGLLGRNGAGKTTLLKILEGSVTPDSGDIMRQPNLKVTRLVQDVPSQLRGTVHDVVVDRVRQELKQADAGVDAWDGENQWRWEHEIERTLTETQLDGQQEFATLSSGMKRRVLLAAAIASRPDILLLDEPTNHLDIPSILWLEQFLKRWSGTLIFITHDRTFLQNLATRIWEIDRGQLFDWSCDYATFLKRKEAAIEAQEKQDALFDKKLAEEEAWIRQGIKARRTRNEGRVRALKAMRLQRQQRRKAEGTAKLNLQQGDKSGALVAEVKKVGFAYDDRTILKDFSTTIMRGDKVGIIGRNGAGKTTLLRLLLGQLPPDEGNVRLGTNLQVAYFDQLRDTLDPEKTVQENVGEGSDRIRLGENTKHVLGYLQDFLFTPERARTQVKFLSGGERNRALLAKLMTRPANVLVMDEPTNDLDSETLELLEEQLADFAGTLLMVSHDRSFLNNVVTSTIVFEDDGVREYVGGYDDWQDAVARRTVASTSESKTSSGKSETKSNNKSKQETSSASPDAPRKLSYKEKRELEQLPERIETLEGQIEQLHQAMADADYYKKNPDELAQDSENLRQWQSELEQAFQRWEFLDS